Proteins from a single region of Chlamydia buteonis:
- a CDS encoding LptF/LptG family permease: MYIWKRYVLTKFWFSLVSLIVLAFVFYASIHHSLHTIKGNTTSLASGASLKLSILYYLSQIALKAEFLIPQLVAVATTITLFSMQNKREVLLLQASGLSLKSLTAPLIRSSFIITLLLYANFQWLHPICEQISTTKEHMDRGTLDKVQDKVPALYLKDQTVLLYSSIEQKTLTLNQVFWIKNPKTIYTMGKLAFTTPSLPIGLDVIRFSETESGSIELSEYSDMKEFPEIEFGFYDNPFSKIFTAGGKNRLSESFRAIPWNATGLGLSTTIPQRILSLLSTFYYMLISPLACISSMIISAYLCLRFSRVPTVTLAYLVPLGTINTFFIFLKAGMVLSNSSVLPILPVMLFPLIILAIFTNYAYAKLQ; encoded by the coding sequence ATGTATATTTGGAAACGTTATGTATTAACCAAGTTTTGGTTTTCCTTAGTATCATTAATTGTATTAGCTTTTGTTTTTTATGCCTCTATTCATCACTCTCTTCATACTATCAAAGGGAATACTACCTCTCTAGCCTCAGGGGCATCGTTAAAGCTTTCTATTCTCTATTACCTATCACAGATAGCTCTTAAAGCAGAATTTCTCATTCCCCAGCTAGTTGCTGTAGCAACTACTATCACTCTGTTTTCAATGCAAAATAAACGTGAAGTCCTTCTCCTACAAGCCTCCGGACTCTCTTTGAAATCTTTAACAGCTCCTTTGATTCGCTCGAGTTTTATTATTACACTACTTTTATATGCGAATTTCCAATGGCTACATCCTATATGTGAACAAATATCCACAACTAAAGAACATATGGACAGAGGCACTCTAGATAAAGTTCAAGACAAAGTCCCCGCTCTCTACCTTAAAGATCAAACAGTTCTACTTTATTCTTCTATTGAGCAGAAAACATTAACCCTTAATCAGGTGTTTTGGATTAAAAATCCTAAAACTATCTATACCATGGGAAAACTAGCATTTACAACACCATCTCTTCCTATAGGACTTGATGTTATACGCTTTTCCGAAACAGAATCTGGAAGTATAGAGCTTAGTGAATACTCTGATATGAAAGAGTTCCCTGAAATTGAATTTGGATTCTACGATAATCCTTTTTCTAAAATTTTCACAGCAGGAGGCAAAAATCGCCTTTCGGAGTCGTTCCGAGCTATTCCTTGGAATGCTACAGGCTTAGGGTTGTCTACAACTATTCCTCAGCGAATCTTGTCTTTATTGTCTACATTTTACTATATGCTAATTTCTCCTTTAGCTTGCATATCCTCTATGATTATCTCTGCGTATCTTTGTTTAAGATTCAGTCGTGTTCCTACAGTGACTCTTGCCTACCTTGTGCCTTTAGGAACGATAAATACCTTTTTTATCTTCTTAAAAGCAGGTATGGTCCTGTCTAACAGTAGTGTTTTACCGATATTACCTGTAATGTTATTCCCATTAATTATCTTAGCTATATTCACAAACTATGCTTATGCTAAGCTTCAGTAA